The window GGGTAGAAGCCCCCCCGGTTATTCCAACGCATCCGGCTTCGTCGAAAAATTCACGACGTATCTCTTCGGGGCTTTCTATTTGAAAAGCCTTGTAGCCTTTTTCAAGCAGGAAATTCGTAAGCTCTCTCGTGTTAGAGCTGTTTTTTCCGCCCACCACTATATTTACGTCTGTTTTTTCAGCTACGCTCAGCGACTCTGTTCTTCTGATATATGTCGCGTTGCATATTGTATTGTAGACTAAAATCTCCTTATAAAGCAAGACAATTTCACCGGTGATTTTTTTGAATTCGTTTCCGGAAAAAGTCGTCTGAACTATTATTACAGTTTTGACGTCCGGTTTGAAGTTTAAATTTTTTACTTCGTCGAAAGAGCCGATCACGATAGCGTTGTAAAGACTGTGAGAAAGCAAGGCTTTGACTTCGGGGTGCTCTTTTTTTCCAATGATTATAAGCTGGTTTTCCTTTTTAGAATTCTGATCTGCGATTATCTGGGCTTTTTTTACGAAAGGACATGTTGTGTCTACTATGCTGAAGTGAAGTCTTTTCGCCTTTTCAATGACTTCGAGCGGAACTCCGTGACTTCTAAGAATAAGCTTTCCCGGCTCGACGGCTTCGAGATCCTTTTCGTCGATGGTTACGGCCCCTTTTTCCTCGAGCATTTTCACGGTCTGCGGATTGTGGATAATTTCTCCGAGTATGTAGATTTTTTCGTTTGCTTCAGAAGAATCGAGCACTTCTTCCGCCATTTTCACCGCTCTTTTGACGCCGAAGCAGAAACCTGCATTTTCAGCTATTATTACCTGCATAATTCTTTCATCTGTTTCTTCCAGATTGCCGCCATTGTGTCTGCTGTTCTGGACGCCGGCATTGTTCCTGAAAAAGGATGTATCGGTTTTCCGAACTTTACATCTACGCGCATTTTGCCTTTCAACAAGTCTTCTTTCAATGGATTCTTGTATTTTATAAAACAAGGAACCAGCGGAACTTTAGTTTTTATAGAAAGAAAAGCCGCTCCCGATTTGATTTCTTCCAACTGATTGTCGATTTTCCTTGTGCCTTCAGGAAAAACCATCAGAACGTACCCTTTGTTCAGGACGGAAAGCGCTTTTTTAATTGCCGATAAGTCTTTACCAGTTCTGTCGATTTTGATCGAATTGTATAAAGTCAAAACCGCGCTGTAAAGAGGATGAACCAAAAAAAGTTCTTTTTTAGCGAGAAAATAACACATTCTCGGATATATGCTGAATGCGGCCACCGGAGGATCGAAATTATTTTGATGATTCGGCGCAAGTATGAATGCTCTATCCAAAGGGAGGTTTTCCGAACCTTGTATTCTCAAGCCGAGAACATGTCTGAAAAAGAAGCTTGCTACAAAATGTGAAAAAGACCAAAGAGCAGAAGGTCGGGGAATCAGAGTCCTATGTCGGCTGTTATCTTTTCTACGACTTGGCATATTGTCAGTTCGGTTGTGTCTATTATAGTTGACCCTTCAGGGACTTTCAGGGGGGAGATGCTTCTTTCAGAATCGTATTTGTCCCTGGCCGAGAGTTTTTCTCCGACCTCTCTGCAGTCCATTTCAACACCCATGACGAGAAGGTCTTTTTTTCTTCTTTTTGCTCTTTGATTCAAAGAAGCCGTCATAAAAAACTTGTGTTCGGCCTCCGGGAAAACAACCGAACCCATGTCTCTGCCTTCGCAGACAATTCCTTTTTCATGAAAAATACTTCGCTGAAGTTCGACCATTTTTTTTCTGACTTCAGGAATCGCGCTGACCGGGCTCACAGCTTCGCTGACGTCGGGTCGTCTAATTCTGTTTTCGACGTCTTTCCCGTTGAGAAAAATCCTGCCGTTTTCGTATTTGACTTCAATATCGTCCAAAACGGAAGAAATTTTTGTTTCGTTGTTCACGTCTATGCCGTTTTCGATGAGAAAAAGCGTAACGGCTCTGTACATTGCGCCGGTGTCGAGGTACAAAAATCCCAGTTTTTCGGCGATGATTTTAGCCACAGTGCTTTTACCTGCGGCGGCAGGTCCGTCTATTGTTATCAAAATCATGTTCAGGCAGTTTATTGATTCGAAATCGGCGTGTCAATTCAATTATTAAGGATGATACAATGATGGTTCAGATTTCTTTCGTCAGTTTGAGATAATCTTTGTAAGGGATGGCGGTCCAGCTCTGGGATTCAAAAGCGCCGTTAAGCAGGCTTATCATGGATACTTTGGCGGCTGTATTTTCGTCGGGAGCTTCGTATATGTCCATGAAATCGAATTCACCAAGCAAAGCGTAATGAGAGACAAATTTTACTTCCGGACATTTATCTTTAACCTGTTCGAGCCAGTCTCTGCCGGCCGAAGATCTGTTTTTCACTTGTTTGGAGACTTCGGGGGAGAGTTTTGTCATCAGAATGAAAGTCATAACACCTCCTTTGAAAATAACAACTTGAATGATATTATATCACAAAATCAAACGGGAAGAACGAATCATGAAAATAACGCGTTTTATAGTGGGCCAGATTGAAACCAACTGTTATTTTGCGACTTCAATGGATGAACTTCTGATTGTCGATCCCGGTGGCTTTTCCGAGAAAATGTCCGATTTCAGGAAGAATTTTATATGCAAGTATATTTTTCTCACGCACAATCATTACGATCACACTGCCGGCGTGTTGAAGATGAAAAGTCTTTTTCCGGAAGCCGAAATTACGATACACGAAAATGACGCCGCGGGTCTCAACGACCCTTTTTACAACGGCTCACTTCTTTTCGGTGCGCATCCAAAAAAAATAATTCCCGACTTCGTCTTGAAAGGAAATGAAAAACTTACACTGGCCGGGCGTGAGATTTCTCTTTTGCACACTCCCGGTCACACGGAAGGTTCGGTTTCTTTGTTTACGGAAAACGTTCTTTTCTCGGGCGACACTCTCTTCAAAAACGGCGTCGGAAGGTGCGACATGCCGTCGGGCGATTGCATCAAACTCGTAAAATCGCTCAAGTCATATTACGGGCTGAGAACCAATTACAGAATTTTGCCGGGTCACGGAGAGGAAACGGATCTCGAAAGCGAAAGAGATTTCGTTTTTTCTCTCTGAAAATTTTATTTCATTCCGAAAGGTTGCCCGTCACATTTTCAACTTCCGTGAGAATTTCGCAGGATTTGACAAGTTCTTTCATTTTGTTGTGATCGCTGTAAAGAGGTCTGTCGATGTCGAGAAAATCCACGTGTTTCCTTATCGTCTTTTTCGCGGTTAAAGTCCCATTGCCTGTTTTGTATTCCCTGAAATCCAGTGCCTGCGCCGCCGCCATTAATTCTATGCCGAGTATCCCGTAGGCGTTGTCGAGTATTTGAAAATTTTTCAGGGCTGTGTTCATGCCCATGGAAACAAAATCTTCCTGATCCGCAGCCGCAGGTATTGACTGAATGCAGGCAGGAGAAGACAGGATTTTCTGTTCGACTATCAGGGAGTCGGCGGTGTACTGACTGAGCATCAAGCCGGAAAACATGCCGGCGCCTTTCGACAGAAAAGCGGGAAGCCCGACGTTAAGAGCCGGATTGTTCAGGCGATTCATCCTTCTCTCGGACAAAACGCAGACCATCGTTATCACGGTGCCTGCAAGTTCCATCGGAACGGAAACGGGGCTGCCTTGAAAATTCGCTCCTGAAAGCTGGGTGTTTTCTTCCGGGAAAAATATCGGATTGTCGCCTACTCCGTTGAGTTCAATCTCAACCTGGCTTTTCGCGTACGCTATCGCGTCGTGAGCGGCTCCGATGACCTGCGGTGTCGAGCGCATTGAATAGGCATCCTGAACTTTGCATTTTATCCTTTTTTCAAACACGTCGCCGTCGGTCATAAGTTTTCTAAGAGCTTTTGCGCTTCTGATTGAGCCCTTGAATCCTCTTGCCATGTGTATCCTTTCGTCGTAGGGAGAGGGATTGGCTCTTAAAGCCTCCAACGACATTGCCGCGGCAATTTCGGCTTGTTTTAAAAATCTGTCGGCGTCATAAAGAAAAATGGCGCTCATGGCGGTTATGAAATTAGAGCCATTTATTGTCGCCAGGCCGTCTCTCGCCATGAGACCGGGAACTATGATGTCTGCTCTTTCCATAGCTTCTCGACCCTCAAGTAATTCACCTTTGTAGCAGGCTTTCCCTTCGCCCATCAGCAGTAGGGCTATCTGGGACATGGGGGCGAGATCACCGCAGGCGCCGACCGAACCCTTTTGGCATACTTGAGGAGTGACGCCTTTGTTAAGCATTTCGACGATGGTTTTTGTGATTTCGGGTCTGCAACCGGAATTGCCGTTGGCGTGCACGTTGACTCTGCCGAGCATGGCACCTCTGACGTATTCTTCCGGCATGGGTTCGCCAATTCCGGCCGAATGGTTGTAAATCAGGTATTTCTGAAAATCCTTGATTTGACGCTCATCGAGGACAATTTCAGAAAACTCGCCTATACCCGTGTTAATTCCGTACATTGTTTCACCCGCAGAGATTTTATTTTCGAGCATATGCCTGCATTTTTCG is drawn from candidate division WOR-3 bacterium and contains these coding sequences:
- a CDS encoding 4-hydroxy-3-methylbut-2-enyl diphosphate reductase, yielding MQVIIAENAGFCFGVKRAVKMAEEVLDSSEANEKIYILGEIIHNPQTVKMLEEKGAVTIDEKDLEAVEPGKLILRSHGVPLEVIEKAKRLHFSIVDTTCPFVKKAQIIADQNSKKENQLIIIGKKEHPEVKALLSHSLYNAIVIGSFDEVKNLNFKPDVKTVIIVQTTFSGNEFKKITGEIVLLYKEILVYNTICNATYIRRTESLSVAEKTDVNIVVGGKNSSNTRELTNFLLEKGYKAFQIESPEEIRREFFDEAGCVGITGGASTPLSVIEDVKRAVEEFCL
- a CDS encoding 1-acyl-sn-glycerol-3-phosphate acyltransferase is translated as MDRAFILAPNHQNNFDPPVAAFSIYPRMCYFLAKKELFLVHPLYSAVLTLYNSIKIDRTGKDLSAIKKALSVLNKGYVLMVFPEGTRKIDNQLEEIKSGAAFLSIKTKVPLVPCFIKYKNPLKEDLLKGKMRVDVKFGKPIHPFSGTMPASRTADTMAAIWKKQMKELCR
- a CDS encoding (d)CMP kinase — its product is MILITIDGPAAAGKSTVAKIIAEKLGFLYLDTGAMYRAVTLFLIENGIDVNNETKISSVLDDIEVKYENGRIFLNGKDVENRIRRPDVSEAVSPVSAIPEVRKKMVELQRSIFHEKGIVCEGRDMGSVVFPEAEHKFFMTASLNQRAKRRKKDLLVMGVEMDCREVGEKLSARDKYDSERSISPLKVPEGSTIIDTTELTICQVVEKITADIGL
- a CDS encoding GYD domain-containing protein, with the translated sequence MTFILMTKLSPEVSKQVKNRSSAGRDWLEQVKDKCPEVKFVSHYALLGEFDFMDIYEAPDENTAAKVSMISLLNGAFESQSWTAIPYKDYLKLTKEI
- a CDS encoding MBL fold metallo-hydrolase, coding for MKITRFIVGQIETNCYFATSMDELLIVDPGGFSEKMSDFRKNFICKYIFLTHNHYDHTAGVLKMKSLFPEAEITIHENDAAGLNDPFYNGSLLFGAHPKKIIPDFVLKGNEKLTLAGREISLLHTPGHTEGSVSLFTENVLFSGDTLFKNGVGRCDMPSGDCIKLVKSLKSYYGLRTNYRILPGHGEETDLESERDFVFSL
- a CDS encoding aromatic amino acid lyase produces the protein MHHELNGKNLTVETLVDVARNGGTVSVHPSSLEKIEKCRHMLENKISAGETMYGINTGIGEFSEIVLDERQIKDFQKYLIYNHSAGIGEPMPEEYVRGAMLGRVNVHANGNSGCRPEITKTIVEMLNKGVTPQVCQKGSVGACGDLAPMSQIALLLMGEGKACYKGELLEGREAMERADIIVPGLMARDGLATINGSNFITAMSAIFLYDADRFLKQAEIAAAMSLEALRANPSPYDERIHMARGFKGSIRSAKALRKLMTDGDVFEKRIKCKVQDAYSMRSTPQVIGAAHDAIAYAKSQVEIELNGVGDNPIFFPEENTQLSGANFQGSPVSVPMELAGTVITMVCVLSERRMNRLNNPALNVGLPAFLSKGAGMFSGLMLSQYTADSLIVEQKILSSPACIQSIPAAADQEDFVSMGMNTALKNFQILDNAYGILGIELMAAAQALDFREYKTGNGTLTAKKTIRKHVDFLDIDRPLYSDHNKMKELVKSCEILTEVENVTGNLSE